A genomic window from Candidatus Poribacteria bacterium includes:
- a CDS encoding PQQ-binding-like beta-propeller repeat protein, with the protein MHQNFVERHLFVYIMKRLWQQKYWIVLVLLLVWGCDSQQKEQPQQPTVQQSAAPEATEPLAPPRAEDWHTFMHDVGFSGVSPDKSITPPLELLWKFKTGGPLHASPVIANGILYIGSTDGKLYALDAKQWGIRWVFDAGDAIRYSATVLGNRVYFSARNNKVYALDAKTGEKLWEFKSKSWMDAPPIVSDNKVYVGAFPSKIYLLNARAGTLEAMRERTVRIQGIEYGCAKGVFRPIFPEHNADLWRGQTNGSESYPVTANGVVYIGARNGKLHAFDAVSKSETWTYQLGSFVDAAPAISDGILYAASGDGSVYAFTNATENVHEQETRRQGVVTHDAAPVYTAKEGTAVLLQLNDSVRLPILQVSAGWYEVELPNGVRGWMNKFAFGEFKEIDSILFNTTFCRPGDNAITDPYRVQLIEGAEFPRWSPDGEFIAFLKREDLGGRYWRANELWIMDRKGERARKFYTGNFYNPYLSWSLDSRLVAFEVDENGERFIYTVDWKFGRIKQLVRGDGPAFSPTSNRLVFRRRDFSQSGGLDIIYRINSDSSGLSAIARVPIERRQRTYTYLSAPSWAPDGTRVAFGVNNAKYVGIRIQDIEGQRIKEILTQHQQVHQLDWSADSTHLAYVLSGSNRPGQLIDKQLHLSETVATFTQSQILKHTSPAWSPTGKQLAYMEREDCAGIRWKVWVYDLESGKKFPIARTPMKLTSVVWMPDGKHLCLWQTSDYLRDNAYKPALTKGWIVPIDIP; encoded by the coding sequence ATGCATCAGAATTTTGTAGAAAGGCATTTGTTTGTGTATATTATGAAGCGATTGTGGCAGCAGAAATACTGGATTGTGCTCGTGTTACTGCTTGTGTGGGGATGTGATTCGCAACAGAAAGAGCAGCCCCAGCAGCCGACGGTCCAACAGTCAGCCGCTCCTGAAGCAACAGAACCGCTCGCGCCGCCTCGTGCTGAAGATTGGCATACCTTCATGCACGATGTAGGTTTTTCTGGGGTGAGTCCCGACAAAAGCATTACGCCGCCGCTGGAACTGCTGTGGAAATTCAAAACCGGTGGACCACTCCACGCGTCACCCGTAATTGCAAACGGCATTTTATATATCGGATCGACTGACGGTAAATTGTACGCATTGGACGCGAAGCAGTGGGGTATCCGGTGGGTCTTTGATGCCGGGGATGCCATCCGCTATTCCGCGACAGTATTGGGGAATCGGGTCTACTTTAGCGCGAGGAACAACAAAGTTTACGCCTTGGACGCAAAAACGGGTGAAAAGCTGTGGGAGTTCAAATCGAAAAGTTGGATGGACGCGCCGCCGATCGTTTCGGACAACAAGGTTTATGTGGGTGCGTTTCCTTCTAAAATCTATCTCCTCAACGCCAGGGCCGGTACGCTCGAAGCAATGCGTGAACGCACAGTTCGCATCCAGGGTATCGAATACGGATGTGCGAAGGGGGTGTTCCGTCCTATCTTTCCAGAACACAACGCGGATTTGTGGCGAGGTCAGACAAATGGTAGTGAGAGTTATCCTGTGACAGCGAATGGTGTCGTCTATATCGGTGCTCGTAATGGAAAACTCCACGCGTTTGATGCGGTATCCAAGTCTGAAACGTGGACGTATCAACTCGGTAGTTTTGTGGACGCTGCCCCCGCAATTTCTGATGGTATTCTCTACGCTGCATCTGGTGATGGCAGTGTCTACGCCTTTACAAACGCAACAGAGAACGTCCATGAACAGGAGACTCGACGGCAAGGTGTTGTAACACACGACGCGGCACCGGTTTATACAGCGAAAGAAGGAACAGCCGTGTTGTTACAACTCAACGACAGCGTGCGTTTGCCGATTCTGCAAGTTTCGGCTGGATGGTATGAGGTCGAACTGCCGAACGGTGTCCGAGGGTGGATGAATAAGTTCGCCTTTGGTGAGTTCAAAGAGATAGACAGTATCCTGTTCAATACGACTTTCTGTCGTCCGGGAGATAACGCAATTACAGATCCGTATAGGGTGCAATTGATTGAAGGTGCCGAGTTTCCACGCTGGAGTCCGGATGGGGAGTTCATCGCATTTTTAAAAAGAGAGGATTTGGGGGGCAGATACTGGCGTGCAAATGAACTGTGGATTATGGATCGGAAGGGAGAACGGGCACGGAAGTTCTACACCGGAAACTTTTACAACCCGTATCTCTCTTGGTCGCTTGACAGTAGGCTTGTTGCATTTGAGGTTGACGAAAACGGTGAACGCTTTATTTATACCGTCGATTGGAAATTCGGACGGATCAAACAGTTGGTCCGTGGAGATGGACCTGCGTTCTCACCGACCTCTAACCGTTTGGTATTCAGAAGACGCGACTTTTCTCAATCTGGGGGATTAGACATCATTTACCGAATCAACAGCGATAGTAGCGGTTTGAGTGCTATTGCCCGCGTCCCGATTGAACGTCGACAGCGGACCTATACCTATCTGTCCGCACCCTCTTGGGCACCCGATGGCACCCGTGTTGCTTTCGGCGTAAACAACGCAAAATATGTTGGTATCCGCATCCAAGACATAGAAGGGCAACGTATAAAAGAGATCCTGACACAGCATCAACAGGTCCATCAACTGGACTGGTCGGCGGATAGCACGCATTTGGCTTATGTCTTATCCGGTAGTAACCGTCCCGGACAACTGATCGATAAGCAGCTACACTTATCGGAGACGGTGGCCACTTTCACACAGAGCCAGATTTTGAAACACACATCACCTGCGTGGTCGCCAACGGGTAAGCAGTTAGCGTATATGGAACGTGAGGACTGTGCGGGCATACGTTGGAAGGTCTGGGTTTATGATCTTGAGAGTGGTAAGAAATTTCCCATTGCTCGCACGCCGATGAAGTTGACCTCGGTCGTTTGGATGCCGGATGGTAAGCATCTCTGTTTATGGCAAACGTCGGATTACTTGCGCGATAACGCTTATAAACCAGCACTGACGAAGGGCTGGATTGTGCCTATTGATATTCCTTAG
- a CDS encoding iron-containing alcohol dehydrogenase, which translates to MLNYFLPPHIEFGDGAIQNLGEHVKAFDGKKPFLVSDAGVINAGILAKATDALEASGLSYATYSEIEPNPTDISVTQGVDVYKAETCDVVIAVGGGSVMDAAKAIRLLTTHTPPLEPYYADVGGIEQIRGDMPPLICVPTTAGTGSEVSQGSIITDTSLQTTDRWRKRAIVTPFNMSNIALLDPGITLGMPPALTAATGMDAITHGIEAYVATKYHPIAEGVALQALRMLSANIQQVYHKGEDVTARGEMLLGSCMAAFSFQKGLGAVHSLAHQLSTDAPIPHGVANAILLPPVMEFNFSHASEKYAEIARALGIDTSNMDIDEAGHAAIDKIRAYNTVLNMPTGLGEAGLDRGKIPKLGADAMLDHCHKFNPRVCREEDMVDLFEAAF; encoded by the coding sequence ATGCTAAACTATTTTCTACCCCCGCACATCGAATTTGGTGACGGGGCAATCCAGAATTTAGGCGAACATGTCAAGGCGTTTGATGGGAAAAAACCGTTCTTAGTGAGCGATGCTGGTGTTATCAATGCGGGTATCCTTGCGAAAGCGACAGATGCTTTGGAAGCAAGCGGTTTGTCTTACGCTACGTATTCGGAGATCGAACCGAACCCGACGGACATTAGCGTTACACAAGGTGTAGATGTTTACAAAGCTGAGACGTGTGACGTCGTCATCGCTGTCGGCGGCGGAAGTGTAATGGATGCTGCCAAAGCCATTCGTCTCTTGACGACCCACACACCCCCTTTGGAACCCTATTACGCAGATGTGGGTGGGATCGAGCAAATCCGAGGCGATATGCCACCGCTAATATGCGTACCGACAACTGCTGGCACAGGCAGTGAGGTGTCCCAAGGCTCCATCATTACGGATACGTCCCTACAGACAACCGATCGATGGCGGAAGCGTGCAATCGTTACGCCTTTCAACATGTCAAACATCGCACTCCTTGATCCGGGAATAACCCTCGGCATGCCACCTGCGCTTACTGCCGCGACGGGTATGGATGCCATCACACACGGTATTGAGGCGTATGTAGCCACGAAATACCACCCTATTGCTGAGGGTGTTGCATTACAGGCACTCAGAATGCTGAGCGCGAACATCCAACAGGTTTATCACAAGGGTGAAGATGTAACCGCACGTGGGGAAATGCTTCTCGGATCCTGCATGGCAGCATTCTCGTTCCAGAAGGGACTCGGTGCGGTCCATTCGCTGGCACACCAACTCTCTACAGATGCCCCCATACCTCATGGTGTCGCGAACGCCATTCTCCTTCCGCCTGTCATGGAATTCAACTTTTCGCATGCGAGCGAGAAATATGCGGAAATCGCGCGTGCCTTAGGTATAGACACAAGTAACATGGATATTGACGAAGCCGGACATGCTGCGATCGATAAAATTAGAGCCTACAACACGGTGTTGAATATGCCTACAGGACTCGGAGAAGCCGGTTTGGATCGGGGAAAAATTCCGAAACTCGGCGCGGATGCGATGCTTGATCACTGCCATAAATTCAATCCGAGGGTGTGTAGGGAGGAGGATATGGTGGATTTGTTTGAGGCGGCGTTCTAA
- a CDS encoding restriction endonuclease — protein MKREKRMAVDPTTGEKYEIELPNSEAVKQEILKLDYPTHGITKKEATEKLAEKFGLSDEQKAAKTKRGERYLGFFHYEVVGREFERLLREEKLKQPEGRGKAYVLSGDIPPPPPSDGDIEEIYQKIREKVAEDLLQQIKANSPAFFENLVIDLLVKMGYGGSREDAETVGRSGDGGIDGIINQDRLGLDVVYVQAKRWESNVGSPQIASFAGALAGKGANKGIFITTSDFTKDAKAYDAAGFKIILIDGKRLAQLMIDHNVGVSTMKTYEIKRVDSDYFIEDVG, from the coding sequence ATGAAAAGGGAAAAAAGAATGGCAGTAGATCCAACTACAGGAGAAAAATATGAAATAGAACTACCAAATTCTGAAGCAGTCAAACAGGAAATTCTTAAACTGGATTATCCAACTCACGGAATCACTAAAAAAGAAGCGACAGAAAAACTAGCAGAGAAATTTGGATTGTCCGATGAGCAAAAAGCAGCAAAGACGAAGAGAGGTGAGCGATATCTCGGATTTTTTCATTATGAGGTAGTTGGTCGCGAATTTGAAAGACTGTTAAGAGAGGAAAAATTGAAACAACCAGAAGGAAGAGGGAAAGCTTATGTTCTCTCTGGCGATATACCTCCACCACCCCCTTCTGATGGAGATATTGAAGAGATTTACCAAAAGATTAGAGAAAAAGTAGCTGAAGACTTACTTCAGCAAATTAAAGCAAATTCACCTGCTTTTTTTGAAAACCTCGTTATTGATCTTCTTGTTAAAATGGGCTATGGAGGTTCAAGAGAAGATGCCGAAACCGTCGGACGTAGTGGTGATGGTGGTATAGACGGTATTATTAATCAAGATAGACTTGGGCTTGATGTAGTCTATGTTCAGGCAAAACGATGGGAAAGCAATGTAGGTTCACCTCAAATTGCCAGTTTTGCAGGGGCATTGGCAGGAAAAGGAGCAAACAAGGGGATTTTCATCACAACATCAGATTTTACCAAGGATGCCAAAGCGTATGACGCTGCGGGTTTCAAAATTATTCTTATTGATGGTAAACGACTTGCCCAACTGATGATTGATCACAACGTAGGGGTTTCTACAATGAAAACTTATGAAATCAAGCGAGTCGATTCCGATTATTTTATTGAGGACGTTGGGTAA